One Maribacter cobaltidurans genomic window carries:
- a CDS encoding O-acetylhomoserine aminocarboxypropyltransferase/cysteine synthase family protein, which yields MSDQKLATNALHAGHDTTQTGGTRAVPIYQTSSYVFNNTEHAANLFSLAELGFIYTRLNNPTNQILQDRLAAVEGGVGAVVFSSGAAAISTGLLTLLKSGDHIVASSSLYGGTFNLLNVTLPRLGIHTTFVDASNPENFGKAVKENTRAIFVESLGNPKLDVLDLKAISKEAKAAGVPFIVDNTVATPVLLNPIEHGANLVIHSLTKYIGGQGTSLGGAIIDAGTFDWANGKFPEFTEPSAGYHGLVYHKALGAAAFTFKLILEGLRDFGGALSPFNAFQIIQGLETLPVRIKQHSANALELAEWLQSRDEVAWVKYPGLKGDEYYNLAQEYLPKGQSGLVTFGIKGGFEAAKNVTDATKIFSLLANIGDTKSLIIHPASTTHQQLTEEQQLSAGVGKDLIRLSVGLEDINDLKADLEQAFAAANIKA from the coding sequence ATGAGCGATCAAAAATTAGCAACAAACGCCTTACATGCTGGGCATGACACAACGCAAACTGGTGGAACCCGTGCCGTACCTATTTACCAGACGTCATCCTATGTATTCAATAATACGGAGCATGCCGCGAATCTATTTTCTTTGGCGGAATTAGGGTTTATCTACACCCGCTTGAACAATCCTACCAACCAAATTCTTCAGGACCGTTTGGCCGCTGTGGAAGGTGGTGTTGGTGCGGTGGTCTTTTCATCGGGAGCGGCTGCAATTTCTACGGGACTTTTAACCTTGTTAAAATCAGGAGATCATATCGTAGCCTCCAGTAGCTTGTACGGAGGTACGTTTAACCTTCTCAATGTAACACTACCTCGTTTAGGAATTCACACCACGTTTGTAGATGCCTCCAATCCAGAGAACTTTGGAAAAGCTGTAAAAGAAAATACCCGGGCCATCTTTGTGGAATCCTTGGGTAACCCAAAGTTGGATGTATTGGATTTGAAGGCGATATCCAAAGAGGCAAAAGCTGCCGGTGTACCCTTTATTGTAGACAATACGGTTGCAACACCAGTTTTGCTGAATCCGATCGAGCATGGGGCGAACTTGGTCATACATTCTTTAACCAAATATATTGGCGGACAGGGAACGTCATTGGGCGGTGCCATTATCGATGCCGGTACTTTTGATTGGGCCAACGGAAAATTTCCAGAATTTACCGAACCATCGGCAGGTTACCACGGTCTGGTATATCATAAAGCCTTAGGTGCGGCAGCCTTTACCTTTAAATTGATTTTGGAAGGTCTTAGGGATTTCGGGGGAGCTTTAAGCCCGTTCAATGCCTTTCAAATTATTCAGGGATTGGAAACCCTACCGGTGCGTATCAAGCAACACAGTGCAAATGCCCTGGAGCTTGCAGAATGGCTGCAAAGCAGGGATGAAGTCGCTTGGGTAAAATATCCGGGTCTTAAAGGGGACGAGTATTATAATTTGGCACAGGAATACCTGCCCAAAGGGCAAAGTGGATTGGTCACTTTTGGAATCAAAGGAGGATTTGAAGCGGCCAAGAATGTAACGGATGCCACCAAAATATTCTCTTTATTGGCGAACATTGGAGACACCAAATCCTTGATTATCCACCCGGCGAGTACAACCCATCAGCAATTGACGGAAGAACAGCAATTGAGTGCGGGTGTAGGTAAGGATTTGATCCGACTTTCAGTAGGGTTGGAAGATATTAACGATTTAAAGGCCGATTTGGAACAAGCTTTTGCCGCGGCCAACATCAAAGCATAA